One window from the genome of Salvia miltiorrhiza cultivar Shanhuang (shh) chromosome 7, IMPLAD_Smil_shh, whole genome shotgun sequence encodes:
- the LOC130994241 gene encoding uncharacterized mitochondrial protein AtMg00810-like, which produces MDVKCAFFNGVLTDEVYVEQPPGLEAGGPDKIYVGDIIFGSKSGRMCKKFADIMTKKFHMSMMGEMNFFMGSQVKQTKECILINQSKKLDTEKVGKLVSSTKYGEIIGSLLYLTASRPDIAFAVGVCARYQSDPKEAHTDAAKCILRYIKRTPNLGLWYPADDDFKLTGYTDSDFAGCGIDRKSTFETCQFLGSKLILWFSKKQTSVATSTTEAEYIAAGSCYSQILRLVQQLKDYGIEESKVPIFCDTSSAIAISQNPVHHTKIKHVPIRHHFIRDHVENKDVSVEKIHTSIQLTYLLTNALPKERFNDLCGRIGLINLEE; this is translated from the exons ATGGACGTAAAGTGTGCATTtttcaatggagtgctcaccgatgaagtttaTGTGGAGCAACCTCCAGGATTGGAAGCTGGTGGACCAGATAAG ATATATGTTGGTGATATCATCTTCGGATCAAAATCTGGACgaatgtgcaagaagtttgctgatattATGACAAAGAAATTCCATATGtcaatgatgggagaaatgaatttctttatgGGATCACAAGTAAAGCAAACCAAGGAATgcatactgatcaatcagtcaaa GAAACTTGATACTGAAAAGGTTGGAAAATTAGTTTCCTCAACAAAGTACGGAGAGATTATTGGATCACTACTGTATCTAACTGCAAGTAGACCAGACATAGCCTTTGCAGTTGgagtttgtgcaagatatcagtcagatcctaAAGAAGCACACACGGACGCAGCAAAGTGCATTCTCAGATATATCAAACGCACACCCAATCTAGGCCTTTGGTATCCAGCCGACGACGACTTCAAGTTGACAGGGTACACTGATTCAGATTTTGCTGGATGCGGCATCGACAGGAAATCAACTTTCGAAACTTGTCAATTCCTTGGAAGTAAGCTTATCTTGTGGTTTTCAAAAAAGCAGACATCAGTTGCCAcatccacaactgaagctgaatacaTAGCCGCCGGAAGTTGCTACTCACAAATTCTTAGGTTAGTTCAacaattgaaggactatgggatcgaagaaagTAAAGTTCCTATATTCTGTGACACCTCCAGCGCCATTGCAATCTCACAAAACCCTGTCCATCacaccaaaatcaagcacgtCCCTAtacgacatcacttcatccgtgatcatgttGAAAACAAAGATGTGTCAGTTGAGAAGATTCACACAAGCATTCAACTAACATATCTGCTGACAAATGCACTCCCTAAAGAAAGGTTTAACGACCTCTGTGGAAGAATTGGATTAATCAATCTAGAAGAATGA